The Syngnathus typhle isolate RoL2023-S1 ecotype Sweden linkage group LG16, RoL_Styp_1.0, whole genome shotgun sequence genome includes a region encoding these proteins:
- the lclat1 gene encoding lysocardiolipin acyltransferase 1 isoform X1, translating into MAVSVRGLYFVLTLFLASFFGSIFMLGPVLPLMLLSPAWYRWITDRIVATWLTLPVSLLELVFGVKVVITGDAFVPGERSVIIMNHRTRLDWMFLWCCLLRYSYLRLEKICLKAALKAVPGFGWAMQVACFVFIHRRWEKDKEHIGNMLDYFCDIREPLQLLLFPEGTDLTENTRVRSDEFATQHDLPKYRHVLHPRTTGFTFIVERLRKGANLDAVHDITVAYPKNIPQTERHLMLGHFPREIHFHVRRYPVATLPAPADELESWCRQRWAEKESRLQDFYSGQPRAFDREGVARVPPCKSELRVALIKAASLLYWTSFIALCFAALWLWAPVRLYFLIVVGVYVAQQKLAGGLELLELACHRYWTSVAANGDDKMLDGKTRTTEQPRVQMLRS; encoded by the exons ATGGCTGTGTCCGTGCGGGGTTTGTACTTTGTCCTGACCTTGTTCTTGGCCAGTTTCTTCGGGAGCATCTTCATGCTGGGTCCGGTCTTACCCCTCATGCTGCTGTCCCCCGCCTGGTACCGCTGGATTACCGACCGCATCGTCGCGACCTGGCTCACCCTGCCCGTG TCCCTCCTGGAGCTGGTGTTTGGCGTGAAAGTGGTGATCACGGGCGACGCCTTCGTCCCCGGGGAGCGTAGCGTCATTATCATGAACCACCGTACGCGTCTGGACTGGATGTTCCTCTGGTGCTGCCTGCTGCGCTACAGCTACCTGCGCCTGGAGAAGATCTGCCTCAAGGCGGCGCTCAAGGCCGTGCCCGGCTTCG GTTGGGCCATGCAGGTGGCATGCTTTGTCTTCATCCACCGGCGCTGGGAGAAGGACAAGGAGCACATAGGGAACATGCTTGACTACTTTTGTGACATCAGAGAACCTCTGCAGCTGCTGCTCTTTCCCGAGGGCACCGACCTCACAG AGAACACGAGAGTGCGCAGCGACGAGTTTGCCACCCAGCACGACCTGCCCAAATACCGACACGTGCTGCATCCGCGCACCACCGGCTTCACTTTCATTGTGGAGCGACTGCGGAAAG GAGCGAACCTGGATGCAGTGCACGACATCACGGTGGCTTACCCCAAAAACATCCCCCAGACCGAGCGCCACCTCATGCTAGGCCACTTCCCCCGCGAGATCCACTTCCACGTGCGGCGCTACCCCGTCGCCACGCTCCCCGCCCCGGCCGACGAGCTGGAGTCGTGGTGCCGCCAGCGCTGGGCTGAAAAGGAATCCCGCCTGCAGGATTTCTATTCGGGCCAGCCGCGGGCCTTCGACCGGGAGGGCGTGGCGCGGGTGCCGCCGTGCAAGTCGGAGCTGCGCGTGGCTTTGATCAAAGCGGCTTCGCTGCTCTACTGGACCAGCTTCATCGCGCTGTGCTTTGCCGCCTTGTGGCTGTGGGCTCCCGTCAGGTTGTACTTCCTGATAGTGGTGGGCGTGTACGTGGCCCAGCAGAAATTGGCGGGTGGGCTGGAGCTGCTGGAGTTGGCCTGCC
- the lclat1 gene encoding lysocardiolipin acyltransferase 1 isoform X2 produces the protein MAVSVRGLYFVLTLFLASFFGSIFMLGPVLPLMLLSPAWYRWITDRIVATWLTLPVSLLELVFGVKVVITGDAFVPGERSVIIMNHRTRLDWMFLWCCLLRYSYLRLEKICLKAALKAVPGFGWAMQVACFVFIHRRWEKDKEHIGNMLDYFCDIREPLQLLLFPEGTDLTENTRVRSDEFATQHDLPKYRHVLHPRTTGFTFIVERLRKGANLDAVHDITVAYPKNIPQTERHLMLGHFPREIHFHVRRYPVATLPAPADELESWCRQRWAEKESRLQDFYSGQPRAFDREGVARVPPCKSELRVALIKAASLLYWTSFIALCFAALWLWAPVRLYFLIVVGVYVAQQKLAGGLELLELACHRYWTSVAANGDDKMLDGKTR, from the exons ATGGCTGTGTCCGTGCGGGGTTTGTACTTTGTCCTGACCTTGTTCTTGGCCAGTTTCTTCGGGAGCATCTTCATGCTGGGTCCGGTCTTACCCCTCATGCTGCTGTCCCCCGCCTGGTACCGCTGGATTACCGACCGCATCGTCGCGACCTGGCTCACCCTGCCCGTG TCCCTCCTGGAGCTGGTGTTTGGCGTGAAAGTGGTGATCACGGGCGACGCCTTCGTCCCCGGGGAGCGTAGCGTCATTATCATGAACCACCGTACGCGTCTGGACTGGATGTTCCTCTGGTGCTGCCTGCTGCGCTACAGCTACCTGCGCCTGGAGAAGATCTGCCTCAAGGCGGCGCTCAAGGCCGTGCCCGGCTTCG GTTGGGCCATGCAGGTGGCATGCTTTGTCTTCATCCACCGGCGCTGGGAGAAGGACAAGGAGCACATAGGGAACATGCTTGACTACTTTTGTGACATCAGAGAACCTCTGCAGCTGCTGCTCTTTCCCGAGGGCACCGACCTCACAG AGAACACGAGAGTGCGCAGCGACGAGTTTGCCACCCAGCACGACCTGCCCAAATACCGACACGTGCTGCATCCGCGCACCACCGGCTTCACTTTCATTGTGGAGCGACTGCGGAAAG GAGCGAACCTGGATGCAGTGCACGACATCACGGTGGCTTACCCCAAAAACATCCCCCAGACCGAGCGCCACCTCATGCTAGGCCACTTCCCCCGCGAGATCCACTTCCACGTGCGGCGCTACCCCGTCGCCACGCTCCCCGCCCCGGCCGACGAGCTGGAGTCGTGGTGCCGCCAGCGCTGGGCTGAAAAGGAATCCCGCCTGCAGGATTTCTATTCGGGCCAGCCGCGGGCCTTCGACCGGGAGGGCGTGGCGCGGGTGCCGCCGTGCAAGTCGGAGCTGCGCGTGGCTTTGATCAAAGCGGCTTCGCTGCTCTACTGGACCAGCTTCATCGCGCTGTGCTTTGCCGCCTTGTGGCTGTGGGCTCCCGTCAGGTTGTACTTCCTGATAGTGGTGGGCGTGTACGTGGCCCAGCAGAAATTGGCGGGTGGGCTGGAGCTGCTGGAGTTGGCCTGCC